From a region of the Phycisphaerae bacterium genome:
- a CDS encoding prepilin-type N-terminal cleavage/methylation domain-containing protein yields the protein MKRNGGAFTLIELLVVVAIIALLISILLPALGRARENTKTTMCTSNMRQAGIAFQFYGQDHRDQPPPNRATTDTPGKPLGTPPLYQDMDWWYYAHMLPRYIPGRKNSQTNAAFTGVFQCPADVTSGRSITMNIFASNYPIGRPRATDYQRGAPFNPFRVRDTSSLLLFGEGQAVFANIDPLTGASDGLFGTRYYMGGAGNSLYRKWAKVTEQADRGPFYGYVNFERHKGKVNLLLSDLHVELYRREQLVEVDPNNPSMWVSTLKVRWSPEDPSWNLPTPP from the coding sequence ATGAAACGCAACGGCGGCGCATTTACGCTGATCGAGCTGCTGGTCGTGGTGGCGATCATCGCGCTGTTGATCTCGATCCTGCTGCCCGCGCTGGGCAGGGCACGCGAGAACACGAAGACCACCATGTGCACCAGCAACATGCGGCAGGCCGGGATTGCCTTTCAGTTCTACGGACAGGACCACCGCGACCAGCCGCCGCCGAACCGGGCCACGACGGATACGCCGGGCAAACCGCTGGGTACCCCGCCGCTGTATCAGGACATGGACTGGTGGTACTACGCGCACATGCTTCCGCGGTACATTCCCGGCCGCAAGAACTCGCAAACCAATGCCGCCTTCACAGGTGTGTTCCAATGTCCGGCCGACGTGACGTCCGGCCGCTCCATCACGATGAATATCTTCGCCAGCAACTATCCCATCGGCCGCCCGCGCGCCACGGACTACCAGCGCGGCGCGCCGTTCAACCCGTTTCGCGTGCGCGACACGTCGTCGCTGCTCCTGTTCGGCGAGGGGCAGGCCGTCTTTGCCAACATTGACCCGCTGACCGGGGCCTCTGATGGGCTGTTCGGCACGCGCTACTACATGGGCGGCGCCGGCAATTCGTTGTATCGCAAGTGGGCCAAGGTCACCGAGCAGGCCGACCGCGGGCCATTCTACGGTTACGTCAATTTCGAGCGGCACAAGGGCAAGGTGAACCTCCTGCTCAGCGACCTGCACGTCGAGCTGTACCGCCGCGAGCAGCTTGTCGAGGTGGACCCGAACAACCCGAGCATGTGGGTGTCAACGCTGAAAGTCCGCTGGTCCCCCGAAGATCCGAGTTGGAATCTGCCGACGCCGCCTTGA